Proteins encoded by one window of Pirellulales bacterium:
- a CDS encoding SBBP repeat-containing protein: protein MLRLIAILSLLAAPNFGSAAVQTLPTYSLDWVQQFGTSDWDQAFGVSADNTGNVYVTGETAGSLESLNAGLYDGYFATFDNHGTALQTTQFGSPGNDVGTSVSADGLGNVFVGSYTQSPLGGPNNGGYRGQLFDLAPDGTQQWRRFIGPAPTYAYGVSADGQGNAYVAGYTAATLNEANAGGYDAFVTKYNSSSNALWTHQFGTPTQDQAYGVASDGVNSVYVTGSTLGSLGGANAGGYDAFLTKYDASGNVQWTQQLGSTGNDIAQGVSADHSGRVYVVGNTSGLLGGGTNFGLSDAFISNYNSAGALQWTKQFGTSGNDFANGVATDARGNIFVVGATQGSLGGPSAGGYDAFLSEFNVSGQLLWTQQFGTDGDDMATAVSVNGIGEVFVTGNTTGSLGGPNAGSYDVWLARFSLPVIKGDFNRDGVVDSSDIVAMLSALNNLPNYETSKDLSASDLISLGDFNGDNQVNNADLQGFLNFLLSGGASVQSVPEPAGFVLLALGGLLIAEAAKRRKLSVPKISASAKN, encoded by the coding sequence ATGTTGCGACTCATTGCCATCTTGTCACTTTTGGCCGCACCGAATTTCGGCTCGGCCGCCGTGCAAACGTTGCCGACGTATTCGTTGGACTGGGTGCAACAATTCGGCACCAGCGATTGGGACCAGGCCTTTGGCGTCTCGGCCGATAACACTGGCAATGTTTACGTCACGGGCGAAACGGCTGGCTCGCTGGAATCACTGAACGCTGGATTATACGACGGTTATTTTGCAACCTTCGACAATCATGGGACGGCATTGCAAACGACCCAATTTGGCAGCCCCGGCAACGACGTAGGCACCAGCGTATCGGCCGACGGTTTGGGAAACGTGTTTGTCGGTAGTTATACCCAATCGCCGCTAGGCGGACCCAATAACGGCGGGTACCGGGGCCAACTTTTCGACCTTGCCCCGGACGGCACACAGCAGTGGAGAAGGTTTATCGGCCCGGCGCCAACCTATGCGTACGGTGTTTCCGCCGATGGCCAGGGAAACGCTTACGTTGCCGGTTACACAGCTGCGACGCTCAATGAAGCCAACGCCGGCGGCTACGATGCCTTCGTGACAAAATACAATTCCAGCAGCAACGCCTTGTGGACGCACCAGTTCGGCACCCCGACGCAAGATCAAGCCTACGGCGTGGCCAGCGACGGAGTAAACAGCGTTTATGTGACGGGCAGCACACTGGGTTCCCTCGGGGGAGCGAACGCCGGCGGCTACGACGCCTTTCTCACGAAATATGATGCCAGTGGAAATGTGCAGTGGACGCAGCAATTGGGCTCGACTGGCAACGACATCGCTCAAGGAGTTTCGGCAGATCATTCGGGCCGTGTGTACGTGGTCGGCAATACTTCGGGATTGCTCGGCGGCGGAACAAACTTCGGATTGAGCGATGCTTTCATCAGCAACTACAACTCGGCCGGCGCGCTGCAATGGACGAAGCAATTTGGCACCTCGGGCAACGATTTTGCCAACGGAGTCGCCACCGATGCCCGGGGGAACATTTTCGTCGTGGGCGCTACGCAGGGTTCTCTCGGCGGCCCAAGCGCCGGTGGTTATGACGCATTCCTGAGCGAGTTTAACGTCAGCGGCCAATTGTTATGGACTCAGCAATTCGGAACCGACGGCGACGACATGGCCACGGCGGTATCGGTCAACGGCATTGGTGAAGTTTTTGTCACCGGCAACACAACCGGTTCGCTGGGAGGGCCAAACGCCGGCTCGTACGACGTCTGGCTGGCTCGATTCTCGCTTCCAGTAATTAAAGGCGATTTCAATCGCGATGGCGTTGTCGATAGCTCAGATATTGTCGCCATGCTCAGCGCCTTAAACAATTTGCCGAATTACGAGACCAGTAAGGACCTCTCTGCGTCCGATTTAATCTCGCTTGGCGATTTCAACGGCGACAATCAGGTGAACAACGCCGATCTTCAGGGGTTCTTAAATTTCTTGCTCAGCGGCGGGGCATCGGTGCAAAGTGTGCCGGAGCCGGCAGGCTTTGTGCTGTTGGCACTGGGCGGATTGTTAATCGCGGAGGCGGCAAAAAGGCGCAAGTTGAGCGTGCCGAAAATTAGCGCATCGGCGAAGAACTAA